One window of Candidatus Neomarinimicrobiota bacterium genomic DNA carries:
- the rpmB gene encoding 50S ribosomal protein L28 — MSKYCQVTGRGPMTGNNVSHAKNRTRRRFDLNLQRKRFWMKDEGRFVTLTLSAKGIRIIDKKGIGAVVRELRARGEKV, encoded by the coding sequence ATGAGCAAATACTGTCAGGTGACCGGCCGGGGGCCCATGACCGGCAACAACGTGAGCCACGCCAAAAACCGGACCCGCCGGCGGTTCGACCTGAACCTGCAGCGGAAGCGGTTCTGGATGAAGGACGAGGGGCGCTTTGTGACGCTTACACTCTCGGCCAAGGGCATCCGCATCATCGACAAGAAGGGCATCGGCGCCGTGGTGCGGGAGCTGCGGGCCAGGGGGGAGAAGGTCTAG
- the ftsZ gene encoding cell division protein FtsZ, translating into MMRAKIKVVGVGGAGGNAINRMIEDQLLGVEFIAVNSDAQDLENNLAEVKLQIGKTLTKGLGAGADIDIGRQAVVEDHEYIGKALADADMIFVTAGMGGGTGSGAAPQIARIARDLNTLTVGIVTRPFLFEGRHRARRAELGIQELRKHCDTTLVIPNETLLHVTDAGTSFTDALKMADSILHQATRGISDLINIHGLINLDFADVRTVMLNMGDAIMGTGTGHGEERAILAAQQAISSPLLQNCNIQGAQGLLVNVTGDPSMSLHEVNDAASIIYEEAGEDANVIFGAVIDPSLADEFRVTVIATGFNQPLDDLPIPALAANGLTAPDGLPGRADPLKVLRHRAPADGMAVVDSEDEEILVFGDDLEVPAVLRAQSSSRPGSQPAA; encoded by the coding sequence ATGATGAGGGCAAAGATCAAGGTGGTTGGCGTTGGCGGGGCCGGTGGCAACGCCATCAACCGCATGATTGAGGACCAGCTGCTGGGGGTCGAGTTCATTGCGGTCAATTCCGACGCGCAGGACCTGGAAAACAACCTGGCCGAAGTCAAGCTTCAGATCGGCAAGACCCTCACCAAAGGATTGGGGGCCGGCGCCGACATCGACATCGGCCGCCAGGCGGTGGTAGAGGACCACGAGTACATCGGAAAAGCCCTGGCCGACGCCGATATGATTTTTGTCACCGCCGGGATGGGTGGCGGCACCGGCTCAGGCGCGGCGCCCCAGATCGCCCGCATCGCCCGGGACCTAAACACCCTCACCGTGGGCATTGTCACCCGCCCCTTCCTGTTCGAAGGTCGCCACCGGGCGCGCCGGGCGGAGCTGGGCATCCAGGAATTGCGCAAGCATTGTGACACGACCCTGGTGATCCCCAACGAGACCCTCCTGCACGTCACCGATGCGGGCACCTCCTTCACCGACGCCCTCAAAATGGCCGACAGCATCCTCCACCAGGCCACCCGGGGCATCTCCGATCTCATCAACATCCACGGGCTCATCAACCTGGACTTCGCCGACGTGCGCACGGTCATGCTCAACATGGGCGACGCCATCATGGGCACCGGCACCGGCCACGGCGAAGAGCGTGCCATCCTGGCGGCCCAGCAGGCCATCTCCTCTCCCCTGCTGCAGAACTGCAACATCCAGGGCGCCCAGGGCCTGCTGGTGAACGTCACCGGTGATCCCTCCATGAGCCTCCACGAGGTCAACGACGCCGCTTCCATCATCTACGAGGAGGCCGGCGAGGACGCCAATGTCATCTTCGGCGCGGTCATCGATCCCAGCCTGGCCGACGAATTCCGCGTCACGGTCATCGCCACCGGCTTCAACCAGCCCCTGGATGACCTCCCCATCCCCGCCCTGGCTGCCAACGGCTTGACCGCTCCCGACGGGCTGCCGGGGCGCGCCGATCCTCTCAAGGTGCTTCGGCACCGGGCGCCCGCGGACGGTATGGCGGTGGTGGACAGCGAGGATGAGGAAATCCTCGTCTTTGGCGACGACCTGGAGGTGCCCGCCGTTCTGCGGGCTCAATCTTCCTCCCGACCGGGGAGCCAGCCAGCCGCCTGA
- the ftsA gene encoding cell division protein FtsA yields MPNHNGQLRMISALDLGTSQACAAIAMLDEDGQLSVLGTGRAPMAGLRKGQVVNVQETIASIEAAVSEAETRADVRMDGVYVALSGEDIRSMNNTGVITISRGDPRQPHTQQITAEDIDRVLEQAQAITLPTEREILHVLTQEFRVDQHHGIQAPLGHIGHRLEARVHLVTGNAAAAQSLVRCVEQAGLYVETLVLAPLASAYAALDQTEREQGVVLLDMGAGTTEVIVYFEGGVRHTAIIPFGGDRISSDIAQVLHTTFEKAEALKRQFGYAKFPATVENRELTIDGIAGRAPQISSSRGLAAVIEPRVEEILQLCRHEIRKSEVSDRLTFGVVVTGGGALLTELEEKAGEVFSAAIKIGYPLHVTGLEDAVNSPVYTTVIGLLLYGREYEETYGPPPRPGGAGQFLRGLGTQVKEFFSELF; encoded by the coding sequence ATGCCTAACCACAACGGCCAACTGCGCATGATCTCCGCCCTGGACCTGGGCACCAGCCAGGCCTGTGCGGCCATTGCCATGCTGGATGAGGACGGCCAGCTGAGCGTCCTGGGCACGGGCCGCGCACCCATGGCGGGGCTGCGCAAGGGCCAGGTGGTGAACGTGCAGGAGACGATCGCCTCCATCGAAGCGGCCGTGAGCGAGGCCGAGACCAGGGCCGACGTGCGCATGGACGGCGTCTACGTGGCGCTCTCCGGCGAGGATATTCGCAGCATGAACAACACCGGGGTCATCACCATCAGCCGCGGCGATCCCCGCCAGCCCCACACGCAGCAGATCACCGCGGAAGACATCGACCGTGTGCTGGAACAGGCCCAAGCCATTACCCTGCCCACCGAGCGGGAAATCCTCCATGTTCTGACCCAGGAGTTCCGCGTCGATCAGCACCACGGCATCCAGGCTCCATTGGGACACATCGGCCACCGGCTCGAAGCCCGGGTCCACCTGGTCACCGGCAACGCCGCCGCCGCCCAGAGCCTCGTGCGCTGCGTCGAGCAAGCGGGGTTATACGTGGAGACGCTGGTGCTGGCGCCATTGGCCTCGGCCTACGCCGCACTCGACCAGACCGAGCGCGAACAGGGCGTGGTGCTGCTGGACATGGGCGCGGGCACCACCGAAGTCATTGTCTACTTCGAGGGGGGCGTGCGTCATACCGCTATCATCCCCTTCGGCGGCGACCGCATCAGCAGCGATATCGCCCAGGTGCTGCACACCACTTTCGAGAAAGCTGAAGCGCTGAAGCGGCAGTTCGGCTACGCAAAATTCCCCGCCACGGTGGAGAACCGGGAGCTCACCATTGACGGCATCGCCGGACGCGCGCCGCAGATTTCCTCCAGCCGGGGGCTGGCTGCGGTCATCGAGCCCCGGGTCGAGGAGATCCTGCAGCTCTGTCGCCACGAGATCCGCAAAAGCGAGGTGAGCGACCGGCTCACCTTCGGCGTGGTGGTCACCGGCGGCGGGGCCCTGCTCACCGAACTGGAGGAGAAGGCTGGCGAAGTCTTCAGCGCCGCCATCAAGATCGGCTACCCGCTGCACGTGACGGGCCTGGAAGACGCGGTGAACTCGCCGGTGTACACGACTGTCATCGGCCTGCTGCTGTATGGCCGGGAGTACGAAGAGACCTACGGCCCCCCCCCGCGTCCCGGCGGGGCCGGCCAGTTTTTAAGAGGCCTGGGCACCCAGGTGAAGGAATTCTTTAGCGAGCTGTTTTAA
- a CDS encoding FtsQ-type POTRA domain-containing protein — protein sequence MPASRSRGRSRLGVQLRRVRTGLLAVALAATGWLVGSAALAYIESIGVFQLRRVEVRGNNILTRSEVIKAMALPLTGSIFHVDLPAVQRRVELLQYVYGVRLGRKFPHRIYIDIVENQPLAYVAAPEYFIISAEGVALPLPRGRFELELPTVTGTDSALTALSKGSIEGHGQLQRAWDLLTYIRNSFPMLYSELSEVVFGRDGEITLYMAETSTPVRLGQRDLLLRIATLDAFLNTLSGKRSLLDYAYIDLRYDRQVVVRERA from the coding sequence ATGCCGGCTTCACGCAGTAGGGGCCGGTCGCGCCTCGGGGTGCAGCTGCGCCGGGTGCGCACGGGGCTGCTGGCCGTGGCGCTGGCTGCCACCGGCTGGCTGGTGGGCAGCGCGGCGCTGGCATACATCGAGTCCATCGGCGTATTCCAACTGCGGCGCGTCGAGGTGCGGGGGAACAATATCTTGACCCGCTCGGAAGTGATCAAGGCCATGGCGCTGCCCCTCACCGGGTCCATTTTCCATGTCGACCTGCCGGCTGTGCAACGGCGGGTAGAGCTGCTGCAATACGTCTACGGCGTCCGCTTGGGCCGAAAATTTCCCCACCGGATTTACATCGACATCGTCGAAAATCAGCCCTTGGCCTATGTGGCTGCGCCGGAATATTTCATTATCAGCGCCGAGGGGGTGGCCCTGCCTCTGCCCCGTGGCCGGTTCGAGCTGGAACTGCCCACGGTGACCGGCACCGACTCGGCCTTGACCGCGCTGTCCAAAGGCAGCATCGAGGGTCACGGCCAGCTGCAAAGGGCCTGGGACCTCCTCACCTACATCCGGAACTCCTTTCCCATGCTGTACAGCGAGCTCAGCGAGGTGGTCTTTGGCCGGGACGGCGAGATCACCCTCTACATGGCCGAGACCTCCACGCCCGTAAGGCTGGGGCAGCGCGACCTGCTGTTGCGCATTGCCACGCTGGATGCCTTTCTAAACACCCTCTCCGGCAAGCGCAGCCTGCTGGACTACGCCTACATCGATTTGCGCTACGACCGCCAGGTGGTGGTGCGGGAGCGGGCCTGA
- the murB gene encoding UDP-N-acetylmuramate dehydrogenase, translated as MNRQQQDTVRGPLAGGELLFDEPMSRHTTYGIGGPAEVFYRPGDKTELGRMLRLAAVETIPITLLGSGSNCLVSDAGVPGMVVTLAGALKELHLEGGRVVAGSGVMLGHLVKRCLQMGLTGVESLIGVPGTLGGALMMNAGAFGGEISAHLIRVQTLTRSGAARTYRRDELTFAYRSSSFSPDEVIVEAEFQFEPGLADKMARLRKQTSQERKSRQPLKHRSAGSVFKNPAPDRAAGMLIDQAGLKGTRRGDAEISTKHGNFFINHNRATAEEMVYLITLAARTVKQQFGTQLELEIKTLGFEPGTWDHAGFTQ; from the coding sequence GTGAATCGGCAACAACAGGACACCGTCCGCGGCCCCCTGGCAGGGGGTGAGTTGCTTTTCGACGAACCCATGAGCCGGCACACGACCTACGGCATTGGAGGGCCGGCGGAAGTCTTCTACCGTCCCGGCGACAAGACGGAACTGGGGCGCATGCTGCGGCTGGCCGCCGTGGAGACGATTCCAATAACTCTCCTGGGCTCGGGCAGCAACTGCCTGGTAAGCGACGCCGGGGTGCCGGGCATGGTGGTGACCCTGGCCGGGGCGCTCAAGGAGCTGCACTTGGAGGGCGGCAGGGTGGTGGCCGGCTCGGGCGTCATGCTGGGCCACCTGGTTAAGCGCTGCCTGCAGATGGGGCTGACGGGCGTGGAAAGTCTTATCGGGGTTCCCGGCACGCTGGGCGGCGCGCTGATGATGAACGCCGGCGCCTTCGGCGGCGAGATTTCAGCCCACCTGATTCGCGTCCAAACCTTGACCCGGTCGGGCGCAGCCCGCACCTACCGCCGCGACGAACTGACCTTCGCCTACCGCAGCTCCAGCTTCAGCCCCGACGAAGTGATCGTCGAAGCCGAGTTTCAGTTCGAGCCCGGCCTGGCGGACAAGATGGCCCGCCTGCGCAAGCAGACCTCGCAGGAGCGGAAGTCCCGGCAGCCGTTGAAGCACCGGTCCGCGGGCAGCGTCTTCAAGAACCCGGCGCCGGACCGGGCTGCCGGCATGCTCATCGACCAGGCCGGCCTGAAGGGCACGCGGCGGGGTGATGCCGAGATTTCCACCAAGCACGGCAACTTTTTCATCAACCACAACAGGGCCACTGCCGAAGAGATGGTTTATTTGATTACCCTCGCCGCGCGCACCGTGAAACAGCAGTTTGGCACGCAGCTGGAACTGGAGATCAAGACCCTCGGCTTTGAGCCGGGTACGTGGGACCATGCCGGCTTCACGCAGTAG
- a CDS encoding UDP-N-acetylmuramate--L-alanine ligase translates to MFGRIKKIHFVGLGGIGISGMAELLHILGFKVTGSDLQSSEITHKLQQSGIRFFQGHAPGNINDADMVVYSSAVKADNPELEAARLRNIPVIRRAEMLGELLKVAETSIAVAGTHGKTTTSSMIGTMLTTAQRDPTMVIGGIVKSLGSNTRRGQGDIIVVEADEFDRSFLSLRPTLAVITNLDLEHLDSYENMDELSAAFAKFANAVPFYGRVVACLDEPNLQALLPRVQRPITTYGLAPQADVQARKPAFREAHSEFELRVPDADPVQVKLQVPGEHNIRNALAAVAVGLELQVPLEDIIAGLQQFTGVNRRFEIMGETGNVLFVDDYAHHPREVAAVLKAARQGWDRRLVAVFQPHLYSRTRDFHEDFARSFLDSDVLIVTDVYPAREAPIDGISGELIARDAARFGHKQVTYTADKNDLAKAVAPLLQESDIVLTLGAGDITRYNAGIRKAFAARRSGGSAGNRRAGR, encoded by the coding sequence ATGTTCGGGCGCATCAAGAAAATTCACTTTGTGGGGCTGGGGGGTATCGGTATCAGCGGGATGGCGGAGCTGCTCCATATCCTGGGGTTCAAGGTCACCGGTTCCGATCTGCAGTCCTCCGAGATCACCCACAAGTTGCAGCAGAGCGGTATCCGCTTTTTCCAGGGTCATGCCCCCGGCAACATCAACGATGCCGACATGGTGGTCTATTCATCTGCAGTGAAGGCTGACAATCCCGAGCTGGAAGCGGCCCGTCTGCGCAACATTCCCGTCATCCGCCGGGCAGAAATGCTGGGGGAACTCCTGAAAGTGGCGGAGACCAGTATCGCCGTGGCCGGAACGCATGGCAAGACCACCACGTCGTCCATGATCGGGACGATGCTCACCACGGCTCAGCGGGACCCTACCATGGTCATCGGTGGCATCGTGAAGAGCTTGGGCTCCAACACCCGCCGCGGACAGGGCGACATTATCGTGGTGGAGGCCGACGAGTTTGACCGCAGCTTCCTGTCGCTGCGCCCCACGCTGGCCGTCATCACCAACCTGGACCTGGAGCATTTGGACAGCTACGAGAACATGGACGAGCTGAGCGCGGCCTTCGCCAAATTCGCGAACGCGGTGCCGTTCTACGGGCGGGTGGTGGCCTGCCTTGACGAGCCCAATTTGCAGGCGCTGCTCCCTCGGGTGCAGCGGCCTATCACCACCTACGGCCTGGCGCCCCAGGCTGACGTGCAGGCCCGCAAGCCGGCCTTCCGCGAAGCCCACAGCGAATTCGAGCTGCGGGTGCCGGATGCAGATCCCGTGCAGGTCAAACTGCAGGTGCCGGGTGAGCACAATATCCGCAACGCCCTCGCCGCCGTGGCCGTTGGGCTGGAGCTGCAGGTCCCCCTGGAGGACATCATTGCCGGATTGCAGCAGTTTACCGGCGTGAACCGGCGCTTCGAAATCATGGGTGAGACCGGCAACGTCCTGTTTGTGGACGACTACGCACATCACCCGCGCGAGGTGGCCGCGGTTTTGAAGGCGGCCCGCCAGGGGTGGGACCGGCGGCTGGTGGCCGTCTTTCAGCCCCATCTCTACAGCCGGACGCGGGACTTCCACGAAGATTTTGCCCGCAGCTTTCTGGACAGTGACGTACTGATCGTCACCGACGTCTATCCGGCTCGGGAAGCGCCCATTGACGGCATTTCGGGCGAGCTCATCGCCCGGGACGCCGCCCGCTTCGGTCACAAGCAGGTTACCTACACGGCCGACAAGAACGATCTGGCCAAGGCCGTTGCACCGCTCCTCCAGGAATCGGACATCGTCCTTACGCTGGGCGCCGGCGACATCACCCGGTATAACGCCGGCATCCGCAAGGCATTTGCTGCCCGTCGCTCCGGCGGAAGTGCCGGGAACAGGCGGGCCGGCCGGTGA
- the murG gene encoding undecaprenyldiphospho-muramoylpentapeptide beta-N-acetylglucosaminyltransferase, producing the protein MHKRDRLRILIAGGGTGGHLYPALAIAEGLRQAVERCDIRFVGSRYGLEARILKQHNEVFYPLNIRGIQRSLGPAALGRNLLLPWRLASSQLRCRRLLRDFRPQVAVGTGGYAAGIPLRAAQRRGIPTLIQEQNSYPGFTTRRLAARADVVCLTYASSAQYLNTQHDVLTGNPVRFNGDGPSREAAREQLRLPPRRQVLFLLGGSQGSRPLNRHFRARWETYTAGMGVHLLWQTGPRDYDQLARAVGASDRVTLVPFITDMAAAYAASDLVVCRAGATTLSELAYLGRPAILVPLPSAAGDHQTKNALTMVARKAARMVPQADLKSGALEEAVRKLVRYPDRLRAMGKRARTMARPDATRLIVEHVLRLAAA; encoded by the coding sequence GTGCACAAACGTGATCGGCTGCGCATCTTGATCGCCGGGGGCGGCACCGGGGGACACCTCTACCCCGCTCTGGCCATCGCCGAGGGGCTGCGCCAGGCGGTGGAGCGCTGTGACATCCGTTTCGTAGGGTCGCGCTATGGCCTGGAGGCTCGCATTCTGAAGCAACACAATGAGGTCTTCTATCCCCTGAACATACGGGGCATCCAGCGGAGTCTGGGGCCGGCTGCGCTGGGCCGCAACCTGCTGCTTCCCTGGCGCCTGGCCAGCTCCCAGCTACGCTGCCGCCGCCTGCTGCGCGATTTCAGACCCCAGGTGGCCGTGGGTACCGGAGGTTATGCTGCCGGCATCCCCCTGCGGGCCGCCCAACGACGGGGCATTCCCACCCTGATTCAGGAGCAAAACTCCTACCCGGGATTTACCACCCGCCGACTGGCGGCCAGGGCCGATGTGGTCTGCCTCACCTACGCCTCCTCGGCCCAGTACTTGAACACCCAACACGATGTGCTCACCGGCAACCCCGTCCGGTTCAACGGCGACGGACCCAGCCGCGAGGCGGCCCGGGAGCAGCTGCGCCTCCCACCCCGCAGACAGGTCCTGTTCCTGTTGGGCGGCAGTCAAGGCAGCCGCCCGCTCAACCGGCATTTTCGCGCCCGGTGGGAAACCTATACCGCTGGCATGGGCGTCCACCTGCTGTGGCAGACCGGCCCCCGCGACTATGATCAGCTCGCCCGCGCCGTGGGTGCCAGCGACCGGGTCACCCTGGTGCCCTTTATCACCGACATGGCGGCAGCCTATGCGGCCAGTGATTTGGTGGTTTGCCGGGCCGGCGCCACCACCCTTTCCGAGCTCGCCTATCTGGGACGGCCGGCCATCCTGGTGCCGCTGCCCTCCGCCGCCGGGGACCACCAGACCAAAAACGCACTCACCATGGTGGCTCGCAAGGCGGCCCGCATGGTGCCCCAGGCTGACCTCAAGTCGGGGGCGCTGGAAGAGGCGGTGCGCAAGCTGGTGCGCTACCCCGACAGGTTACGCGCCATGGGCAAACGCGCCCGCACCATGGCCCGGCCCGACGCTACCCGACTCATTGTTGAACACGTGTTGAGGCTGGCCGCGGCGTAA
- the ftsW gene encoding putative lipid II flippase FtsW: protein MPSATARFDRATLLLTSCLLGLGIVMLYSSSADTAAELTGDHTYFLKRQLLRILLGALLLLAASRFDYHRLKALAGWLVPLALLLLTLTLVAHQLAGLTGAARWLWVGPFSVQPSDFARLALIIFLAAYLERKGSAVSGLGHGFLPPVVMIGVVMLLLVLEPDFSTAVLTGLLGLTILFLGGARLKHLAALGAVALPVLLLVMMAAPYRRLRVLTFLGRVDSPQTAYQSSQSLIGLGNGGWLGQGLGNGVEKRLFLPAAHTDFVFATIGEELGFAGAVAMLVAFFWLFQRGIAIARNAPDRFGMFLALGIVFNMLLYVLVNAAVVTELFPTTGIPLPLVSYGGTHLVFTLLSLGILLNISSSAHVGWWRRQGVYGRAQT from the coding sequence ATGCCTAGCGCCACCGCCCGCTTCGACAGGGCTACCCTGCTGCTCACCAGCTGCCTGCTGGGGTTGGGCATCGTCATGCTGTACAGCTCCAGCGCCGACACCGCCGCCGAATTAACCGGCGACCACACCTACTTCCTCAAGCGGCAGCTGCTGCGCATCCTGCTGGGCGCCCTGCTGCTGCTGGCGGCCAGCCGCTTTGATTACCACCGGCTGAAGGCCCTGGCAGGGTGGCTGGTTCCCCTGGCACTCCTGTTGCTGACCCTCACCCTGGTGGCACACCAGCTGGCCGGACTAACAGGGGCGGCCCGCTGGCTCTGGGTAGGACCCTTTTCGGTGCAGCCGTCCGACTTCGCGCGACTCGCCCTGATCATCTTTCTGGCGGCCTACCTTGAGCGCAAGGGGTCCGCCGTGTCGGGTCTGGGACACGGCTTCTTGCCGCCGGTTGTCATGATCGGGGTGGTCATGCTGCTGCTGGTGCTGGAACCCGACTTTTCCACCGCCGTGCTCACCGGCCTGCTGGGCCTCACGATCCTGTTTCTGGGCGGTGCCCGGCTGAAGCATCTGGCGGCGCTGGGCGCCGTGGCGCTGCCGGTCCTCCTGCTGGTCATGATGGCCGCGCCCTACCGCCGTCTGCGCGTGCTGACCTTTCTGGGACGGGTGGATTCCCCCCAGACTGCCTACCAGTCCTCCCAGTCGCTTATCGGGCTGGGCAACGGCGGCTGGCTGGGCCAGGGGCTGGGCAACGGGGTGGAAAAGCGCCTCTTCCTCCCCGCAGCGCATACCGACTTTGTTTTTGCAACCATCGGGGAGGAACTGGGATTTGCGGGGGCCGTTGCCATGCTGGTGGCCTTTTTCTGGCTGTTTCAGCGCGGCATTGCCATCGCCCGAAACGCGCCCGACCGCTTCGGCATGTTTCTGGCCCTTGGCATCGTGTTCAACATGCTGCTGTATGTGTTGGTGAACGCGGCCGTCGTCACCGAGCTCTTCCCCACTACGGGCATCCCCCTGCCGCTGGTCAGTTATGGCGGGACCCATCTGGTCTTTACGCTGCTCAGCCTTGGAATTCTGCTGAATATTTCGTCCTCAGCCCACGTCGGCTGGTGGCGCCGCCAGGGGGTCTATGGCCGTGCACAAACGTGA
- the murD gene encoding UDP-N-acetylmuramoyl-L-alanine--D-glutamate ligase, translating into MPVNDTNHTVLETEFTGRDILVLGAGRSGIAASRLLHASGARVTLVDDLKSADETARAVGIPAVIAVAKGYQPKALSAEALVLSPGIPDTHPLVASFQRRGLPILSEVEVAGRLTAAPVIAVTGSNGKSTVTTMIHQMAAAGGHRSFLGGNIGVPFARNVQEEHDLNPAAPVQVVEVSSFQAEHLDRLQPAGAVFLNLSPDHMDRYPDLETYGQAKLRVAMNIAEDGWIVYNWEDPFFRAAFEGRSGATSFGDPHSGSALFVHQDGWIMHQGERLVATAALPLPGPHNILNFLAAATAAHLFGVTDEVIARVMRHFQGLPHRLELAADVQGVRYYNDSKATNVASTRMALASFGGDIILIMGGSDKGATDFTLLTDLIHQRVKQLITYGQAGLAIAEVFQGEVPIHFEQPFEAAVDRAWNASTPGDVVLLAPACASFDQFSGFEARGEAFRRIIEHHLEASLHA; encoded by the coding sequence GTGCCCGTCAACGATACCAACCACACCGTCCTGGAGACGGAATTCACCGGACGGGATATCCTGGTGCTGGGGGCCGGACGCAGCGGCATTGCGGCCAGTCGCCTGCTCCACGCCAGCGGTGCCCGCGTGACGCTGGTGGACGACCTCAAGTCTGCTGACGAGACCGCCCGGGCCGTGGGCATTCCCGCCGTGATCGCCGTCGCCAAGGGCTACCAGCCGAAGGCGCTCAGCGCGGAGGCGCTGGTCTTGAGCCCCGGCATACCGGACACCCACCCCCTGGTGGCCTCTTTCCAACGGCGCGGGCTGCCCATTCTCAGCGAAGTGGAGGTGGCCGGCCGGCTCACCGCAGCGCCCGTCATCGCGGTGACGGGGTCCAACGGCAAGTCCACCGTCACCACCATGATCCACCAGATGGCCGCAGCGGGGGGCCACCGCAGCTTCCTGGGGGGCAACATTGGGGTGCCCTTTGCCCGCAACGTTCAGGAGGAGCACGACCTCAACCCTGCCGCCCCCGTCCAGGTCGTGGAGGTGAGCAGCTTTCAGGCCGAGCACCTTGACCGGCTGCAACCAGCCGGGGCGGTCTTTTTGAACCTCTCTCCCGACCATATGGACCGCTACCCCGACCTGGAGACTTACGGTCAGGCCAAACTGCGGGTGGCTATGAATATTGCCGAGGACGGCTGGATCGTTTACAACTGGGAAGACCCCTTCTTCCGCGCCGCTTTTGAGGGCCGCAGCGGGGCCACGTCCTTTGGAGACCCACACTCCGGGAGCGCCCTGTTCGTCCACCAGGACGGCTGGATCATGCATCAAGGAGAGCGGCTGGTAGCCACTGCCGCGCTGCCCCTGCCGGGGCCCCACAACATTCTGAATTTCCTCGCGGCGGCCACCGCGGCACACCTCTTCGGCGTCACCGACGAAGTCATCGCCCGAGTCATGCGCCACTTTCAGGGCCTGCCCCACCGCCTCGAACTGGCCGCCGATGTGCAGGGCGTCCGCTATTACAACGACTCCAAGGCCACCAATGTGGCTTCCACACGCATGGCCCTGGCCAGTTTCGGCGGTGACATCATCCTCATCATGGGCGGCAGTGACAAGGGGGCCACCGATTTCACCCTGCTTACTGACCTGATCCACCAGCGGGTGAAGCAGCTCATCACGTACGGCCAGGCCGGGCTGGCCATCGCGGAGGTTTTCCAGGGCGAGGTCCCCATCCACTTTGAGCAGCCCTTCGAGGCGGCGGTGGACCGGGCCTGGAACGCCAGCACCCCCGGCGATGTGGTGCTGTTGGCCCCCGCCTGTGCCAGCTTCGATCAGTTCAGCGGCTTCGAGGCACGGGGCGAAGCATTCCGGCGCATCATCGAGCATCACCTGGAGGCCTCCCTGCATGCCTAG
- a CDS encoding phospho-N-acetylmuramoyl-pentapeptide-transferase yields MLVHFLLPLRDWFIGFNLLRYITFRGGAAAVTALLLTFWIGPALIRLLTRLQIGEAIRATGPSTHATKRGTPTMGGTIILLAVLVPTLLFARLDQPYIQMVMLALLWMGLVGLLDDYLKVVRKLPDGLIGRYKLAGQIGLGLVIGGWLYFFPADTAIRSSVGVPFVANGSLDLGPLYIPLVILVIAGASNAVNFTDGLDGLATGLMGIAVLAFGLIAYVVGRVDFSDYLNIFYLPGAGELFIFAMAMLGACLGFLWFNAKPAEIFMGDTGSLSMGAALGCMAVILKQEFLLVIVGGMFVAEAASVILQMGYYKLTRRMTGEGRRLFRMAPLHHHFELRGWPESRVVIRFWILGILLALVSLTTFKII; encoded by the coding sequence ATGCTTGTGCACTTCTTGCTGCCGCTCAGGGACTGGTTCATCGGATTCAACCTGTTGCGCTACATCACTTTCCGCGGCGGGGCGGCGGCCGTAACGGCGCTCTTGCTCACTTTCTGGATCGGCCCGGCGCTCATCAGACTGCTTACCCGGCTGCAGATCGGCGAAGCCATCCGTGCAACGGGTCCCTCCACGCACGCCACCAAGCGGGGCACTCCCACCATGGGCGGCACGATCATTCTGCTGGCCGTGCTGGTGCCCACGCTGCTGTTCGCCCGCCTCGATCAGCCCTACATACAGATGGTCATGCTGGCGCTGCTCTGGATGGGTCTGGTGGGCCTGCTGGACGACTACCTTAAGGTCGTGCGCAAGCTGCCCGATGGACTCATCGGGCGCTACAAGCTGGCAGGCCAGATCGGCCTGGGGCTGGTCATCGGCGGCTGGCTCTACTTCTTCCCTGCGGACACTGCCATTCGCTCATCAGTGGGCGTGCCGTTCGTGGCCAACGGCTCGCTGGACCTGGGCCCGCTCTACATACCGCTGGTGATCCTGGTGATTGCAGGCGCCTCCAACGCGGTGAACTTTACCGATGGCCTCGACGGACTGGCGACGGGGCTCATGGGCATCGCCGTGCTGGCCTTTGGGCTCATCGCCTACGTGGTGGGCCGGGTGGATTTCAGCGACTACCTCAATATTTTCTACCTGCCCGGCGCTGGCGAACTGTTCATTTTTGCCATGGCCATGTTGGGCGCCTGCCTCGGTTTCCTCTGGTTCAACGCTAAACCGGCGGAAATCTTTATGGGTGATACCGGGTCGCTGTCCATGGGGGCGGCGCTGGGCTGCATGGCGGTCATTCTCAAGCAGGAATTCCTGCTGGTCATCGTCGGCGGGATGTTTGTGGCCGAAGCCGCTAGCGTCATCCTCCAAATGGGCTATTACAAGCTCACCCGGCGGATGACCGGCGAGGGACGCCGCCTGTTCCGTATGGCGCCACTACACCACCACTTTGAGCTACGCGGCTGGCCGGAGAGCCGCGTCGTCATCCGCTTCTGGATATTGGGAATCCTGTTGGCTCTGGTGAGCCTCACAACCTTCAAGATTATATAG